A segment of the Pseudomonadota bacterium genome:
GCTGCTGGGCGTGGCACGGCCGCGCATCCTCGACATCGGACTGTCGTCGGACAAGCTCGATGCCGTGCTCATCGACGAACTGCGAGCACGCCTGACGGTGGTCGATGTCGAACCCGCCGCCGAGGACTATCTCGCCACCTTCGACGACGACAGCCGTTTCGTCATCAGCGATGTCATCTCGCTGTCGCGCCAGCCGGCGCATGCCGGCCAGTACGACCTGGTCTACAGCGTCGGTCTCATCGAACACTTTCCGGACAAGCGCGAGATCCTGCGCGCCCACATCGAACTCGCGGCCATGGGCGGCCTGGTGTTGATCTACGTTCCGATAGACACGCCGCTCAACCGGCGTCTGACCAGCACCATTCCCGAACTCGAGAACTTCGGCTATCGCGAGCTGCTTACACCCGCGGAACTCGCCGAGGCGGTGGCCTGCGATGCGCTCGACATCGTCGCCACCGACAGCGTGGGTCTGTTCAGCGCGGTGTGGGCGCGGCGCGTCGCCTGACGCGTCCTGGTCCGCGATGCAGGATCGGCCCGGCGAAGCACTGTACTTTGGCGCCAGCGATGCGCCGCTGTTCGGCTGTCTGCACGCCCCGGCAGGCGCCGACATCGCCCACGCGGCGCTGTTGCTGCCGCCGGCCGGACACGAGTACCTCGGCGCGCACCGCAGCCTGCGGCAGCTGGCGCTGCGCCTTGCCGAGCATGGCTGCCTGGCCTTGCGCATGGACTTTCACGGCTGCGGCGATTCCAGCGGCGCCAAGGACAGCGGCAACCTGGCGCAGTGGTGCGACGACGCCGACCAGGGTCTCGCGCTGTTGCGCGCGCGTGCGCCGCATGCCGCCCTGCACCTGGTCGGTGTACGCCTCGGCGCGAGCGTGGCGGCGCGCGTCGCCGCGCGGCGCGCGAACACGGCCGCGGCGCTGGCTTCCGTCGCGCTGTGGGACCCGGTGAGCGATGGCAACGACTACCTGCGCGCCGCGCTCGAACTGCACAGGGCGCGTCACGGACAGCGCCAGGCCGCGCAGGACAGCGGCCCTTTCGAAGTGCTGGGGCATGGCTTGTCGCGCCAACTGGTCAGCGAACTTCATGCCTGGCAACTGGCCGACGTCACACCCGCACCGGCCGCGCGGGTGCTGCTGCTCGATACACGTGGCACGCTCGACGCCGCGCCGGCCGCGCAGTGGCTGGCCCTCGGCGCGCAGGTCACCCAGCACACCGTGAGCGCGCCCGACCTGTGGTCCGGGGATGGCCAGGTCGCCCTCATCCCGACCAACGTGGTGCAGGCCATCGCCGCTTGGACGCCCGCGCCTTGAACCACCGCGAACGGCCTCTCGCCTTCGGCGCCGATGGCGCGCTGCTCGGCGTGCTGACGCGCCCGCTGTCGGCCGAATCCGCCGGCGATGCCGCGGTGATCTTTTTCAATGCCGGTCTCGTGCATCGTGTCGGTCCCGGCCGGCTGTACGTCGAACTGGCGCGCGATCTCGCCGGCCTGGGTTGGACCTCGCTGCGCTTCGACCATGCCGGCATCGGTGACAGTCCGGCACGCAGCGATCCATTGCCGGCGGAAAAGGCCGCGGTGCTCGAAGCACTCGAAGCGATGGATGCACTCGCGCGCGAATGCGGCTGCACGCGCTTCGTGCTGGTGGGCATGTGCGCCGGCGCGCCGACCGCATTTCGCGCGGCCGCCGTCGATCGACGCGTGCAGGCGCTGGTGCTGATGAATGCGCCACTCGGCGAGCGCGCCAATGTCGATGAGCAGGCGCTGGCCGAGATGACGGCGCGCAAGATTGCCCACAGTTACTGGACCGACAAGCTGTTCCGGCCCAAGAGCTGGTTGCGCCTGTTGTCGGGCAAGACCAGTCCGCTGCGCATCCTGTCGACGCTGCTGCGCGCGCGACAGTCGAGCAGCGCCCGCGCGGCGGCGCCGCTGGACGACAACGACGGCGCGGTGCTGCGCGACCTCGCCGCGCTGTCGACGCGCGGCACGCGGGTGTTGCTGCTGTTCGGTGAGCGCACCGGCGTGCGCCATTATTTCGGCATGAAATTCGAATCACGGCTGGCCGGTTTGCCCGCCGCGCACGAGCTCACGCTGGACATCGTCGCCGGCGGCGATCATTCCTTCACCACCCTCGCCCTGCAGGACACGGTGCGTGCGCGCGTGCTCAGCTGGCTGGGCGCAGCGCCGCATCGAGACCCGGCGGCACCGCCGGCCAGCACAGGCGCGGCGCCGGCAGGTGGCTACACAGTGCCGCGACGACGTCCGCGTTCGAACTGAGCGATTGCACGTACCAGGGCGCCGCGCCCGGCGTCAGTTCATCGACTTCGCACACGCCGCCCTGCGCGGGCCGCACATCGAAACTCGCGAGCCCGCGCGACAGGCCCTCGCCGGTGGCCTTGATGAAGGCCTCCTTGCGCGTCCACACCGTGAAGAAGCGCGCCATGCGCTGATCGCCCTCGGCCGCCTGCATCCACGCCAATTCACGCGGGCCGAAATGACGCGCGGCAATGGCAAGGGCGTCCTTGATGTCACGACGCCGTTCGACATCCACGCCGACGGCGGAGTCGCGGCACAGCGCGCATAGCGCATGGCGATCGCTGTGGGAGAGATTGAATTCGAGGCCGACGGCGCCGGCAGGCAGGCTCAGCACCGGCTTGTCGTTGGCCACCGCGCCGAAGCACAGCGCGTGTGGTGCCACGTCGAGATACAGCGCGAGCACGCGCCGCAGCCAGGCACGGTGGGTGATGAAGCGGCGACGGTGATGGTCGAAGCGGAAGCGCGCGGCGCGCGCCGCCTCCTCGGCGTTCAACAGCGACAGGTCGAGCGTATCGACATGCTGGTCGAGATCCCGCGCCCACAGGTGCACCGTGCCGGACGCGAGCTCCAGCACGGCGGACGACGCGCTCAGGACGCGGCCAGGGTCTTGAAGCGCTGCGTGAGACTCATGCACACCGTGTGTTCGATGGCCATGTGCACGTCTTCGACGATCTGGATGCACTCGGCGCCGACGATCACGCTGTGATCGGCCAGGTCCTTGATCTTGCCGCCGGCGAAACCGGTGAGCGCGATGGTCTTGCCGCCATGGGCGCGCGCGTACTCGACGGCCTTCAACACGTTCGGCGAATTGCCGCTGCCGGAGATCGCGATCAAGAGGTCGCCGGCATTCATGAGATTGGCGAGCTGCTCGGCGAAGATGTCCGAGTAGTCGCTGTCGTTGCCCCACGCGGTCATCATCGGGATGGCATCGGACAGGGACAGCGCGCGCATGCGCTTCAAACCCGGCGTGATGGTGCCCTTGCCGAGATCGCACACGAAGTGCGAGGCCGTCGCGGCGCTGCCGCCGTTGCCGCAGATGAAGACCTGGGCATCGCGACGCCAGGCGTCGAGCAGGCTGTCGACGATGAACTCGAGTTCCTCATGACGCAGCCGCGCGAGCGCCGCCTGCAGTCGCGAGAGGTAGCCGTCGACGGTGCCGAGCGCGGGAGTCTGTGCCAGTGCGTCCATGGGTCATGCCTTGAGGTGCAGGGCAAGGATAGCGGGCGGCTGTGGCCTTGGCCATGGCGCTATCCGTATCCATTGCACATTTTCACAAGCCGCTGCGTCGCCGCGGCCAGTCGCGCTCGGCCGAGGCCAGCGCGGCCGGCGTGCCGATGTCCTGGAGATACTCGCTGACGGCATAGCCGTGCATGCGGCCGACCAGTCGCGGCAGCACGTGGAAACCGAAATCGAAAGGCCTGGGCTGCGGGCCGTCGAGCAGCGCGAACAGGCGCGGCCCCGCGATATAGATGCCGGCATTGGCGAGATTGGAACGCGGCAGGGCCGGCTTCTCGGTGAAGTCGACCACCACGCCCTGCGCATCCAGCGTCAGGATGCCCTTCTCGCGCGGCGTGTCGGTGGGCGCGAGCGCGATGGTGAATTCCGCATGGCGGGTGTGGTGAAAAGCGAGCATGCGGCTCAAGTCGACGTCGGTGAGATTGTCGGCGTAGAGAATGAAGAAGGCCTGTTCGCCGGCCACGAAGGCGCGCTGCGCGCTGACGGTGCCGGCGCTGCCGAGCAGCTCCGCCTCGAACACGGTGGTGATGCGCGGCGCTCCGCGCCAGGCCGCGACGTAATCGCGCACCTGTTCGGGCAGGTGATGCAGGTTGACCAGCACCTCGCGGATGCCGTGCCGCGCGCACAGTTCGAACCAGATGCCGAGCAGCGGCTGTCCGGCTATCGGCACCAGGCATTTCGGCGTGTGATCCGTCAGCGGCTTCAAGCGCGTGCCGAGCCCGGCGGCGAGCAGGAACGCTTTCATCGGCCGCCCCGGGCGGCGACGCTGTCGTAGAGCGCCAGCAGCTGGGCGAGATGCGCGCCGATGCTGTAATGCGCTTCGACCTTGGCGCGTGCCTTGCGGCCCAGCTCGGCAATCAAGGTGTCGTCGTCGTGCAGGCGCAGGATGGCGTCACGCAGTGCGTCGATGGAAAACGCCTCGAAGGTCAGCCCCGTCACGCCGTCCTCGACCATGTCGGGAATGCCGCCGATGCGCGCGCCTATCACCGGCGTGCCGCAGGCCATGGCCTCGATGGCCGAGCGCGGGCAATTCTCGTACCACTCCGACGGCACCACCACGAAGCGCGCGGCGCGGATGAGTTCGACGAGCTCGGCGCCGGACTTCATGCCCACCAGTTCGACGTTGTCGACGCGCTGGGCGCGCAGCAGTGCCTCGATCGGCGCCTGCATCGGACCTTCACCGGCAATCAGCAAACGCTTGCCCGGCATGCCCGCCGCGGCGCGCACCAGCGACATGATGCCCTTCTCTTCCGACAGGCGGCCGAGAAAGAGAAAGTAATCGCCCTTGTCGTAGCGCGGCGTGTATTCGTCGGGGTGCACGAAGCTGGCCAGCGTCACCAGCTGGGTGGCGGGCACGCCGGCCTCGATGAGCTTGCGCCGGTAGAACTCGCTGGGCGTCACGAACATGTCGACGTTGTCGAGATAGACGCGCGTCCAGCGCGCGAGGTAGGCCTCCAGCGCGCACAGCGCGCTCTTCAAGCGCGAGTCCTGCACGCAGCGATGCACCACCGCCTGGAAGAAACTCCCCGACAGGCAGCGCTCGCACACCTGGCCCTCGGTACGCATCTTGTAATTCGGGCAGGCCAGTTTCAGATCGTGCAGGGTCATCAGCACCGGCACGCCATGGCGCTTCAGCACTGGCAGTATCGACGGCGAGATCTGGTGATAGATGTTGTGCAGGTGGGCGAGATGCGGGCGCGTGTCGCGCAGCAGCCGCTCCATGTTGTCGCGCGCCTGGCGCGAATACAAGAGGCGCATCGCGGCGCGCGCCTCGCTCGCGAGCGAGCCGTGCTCGTGGTAATCGACACGGTCGACGAAGTACGGCGCGTAGGGCGTCGCCTCGTTGCGTTCGTGCTGCATGGAGAACTGCACGAGGTCCCAGCCGCGCGCCGGCAGTTCGTCGAACAGGTCGAACAAATAGGTTTCGGCGCCGCCCTTGCGAAAGAAGTACTTGTTGCCGATCAGCAGACGGCGCTGTACCGGCGCCACGCTCACGCCGGGTTGGCCTTGTACCATTCGACCGTGCGCGCGATGCCTTCGCGGTAGCCGAGCGTCGGCTGCC
Coding sequences within it:
- a CDS encoding nucleotidyltransferase family protein, producing MKAFLLAAGLGTRLKPLTDHTPKCLVPIAGQPLLGIWFELCARHGIREVLVNLHHLPEQVRDYVAAWRGAPRITTVFEAELLGSAGTVSAQRAFVAGEQAFFILYADNLTDVDLSRMLAFHHTRHAEFTIALAPTDTPREKGILTLDAQGVVVDFTEKPALPRSNLANAGIYIAGPRLFALLDGPQPRPFDFGFHVLPRLVGRMHGYAVSEYLQDIGTPAALASAERDWPRRRSGL
- a CDS encoding 4'-phosphopantetheinyl transferase superfamily protein, coding for MLELASGTVHLWARDLDQHVDTLDLSLLNAEEAARAARFRFDHHRRRFITHRAWLRRVLALYLDVAPHALCFGAVANDKPVLSLPAGAVGLEFNLSHSDRHALCALCRDSAVGVDVERRRDIKDALAIAARHFGPRELAWMQAAEGDQRMARFFTVWTRKEAFIKATGEGLSRGLASFDVRPAQGGVCEVDELTPGAAPWYVQSLSSNADVVAALCSHLPAPRLCWPAVPPGLDAALRPAS
- a CDS encoding SIS domain-containing protein, producing MDALAQTPALGTVDGYLSRLQAALARLRHEELEFIVDSLLDAWRRDAQVFICGNGGSAATASHFVCDLGKGTITPGLKRMRALSLSDAIPMMTAWGNDSDYSDIFAEQLANLMNAGDLLIAISGSGNSPNVLKAVEYARAHGGKTIALTGFAGGKIKDLADHSVIVGAECIQIVEDVHMAIEHTVCMSLTQRFKTLAAS
- a CDS encoding methyltransferase domain-containing protein — its product is MFLTEPQSRHFDAARFAGAARHANHFDWELYYRYKDERDLYWMEQLGSNAEFQREARAHFAAFETSIERTRKLLLGVARPRILDIGLSSDKLDAVLIDELRARLTVVDVEPAAEDYLATFDDDSRFVISDVISLSRQPAHAGQYDLVYSVGLIEHFPDKREILRAHIELAAMGGLVLIYVPIDTPLNRRLTSTIPELENFGYRELLTPAELAEAVACDALDIVATDSVGLFSAVWARRVA
- a CDS encoding glycosyltransferase family 4 protein, translating into MSVAPVQRRLLIGNKYFFRKGGAETYLFDLFDELPARGWDLVQFSMQHERNEATPYAPYFVDRVDYHEHGSLASEARAAMRLLYSRQARDNMERLLRDTRPHLAHLHNIYHQISPSILPVLKRHGVPVLMTLHDLKLACPNYKMRTEGQVCERCLSGSFFQAVVHRCVQDSRLKSALCALEAYLARWTRVYLDNVDMFVTPSEFYRRKLIEAGVPATQLVTLASFVHPDEYTPRYDKGDYFLFLGRLSEEKGIMSLVRAAAGMPGKRLLIAGEGPMQAPIEALLRAQRVDNVELVGMKSGAELVELIRAARFVVVPSEWYENCPRSAIEAMACGTPVIGARIGGIPDMVEDGVTGLTFEAFSIDALRDAILRLHDDDTLIAELGRKARAKVEAHYSIGAHLAQLLALYDSVAARGGR
- a CDS encoding alpha/beta fold hydrolase; translated protein: MNHRERPLAFGADGALLGVLTRPLSAESAGDAAVIFFNAGLVHRVGPGRLYVELARDLAGLGWTSLRFDHAGIGDSPARSDPLPAEKAAVLEALEAMDALARECGCTRFVLVGMCAGAPTAFRAAAVDRRVQALVLMNAPLGERANVDEQALAEMTARKIAHSYWTDKLFRPKSWLRLLSGKTSPLRILSTLLRARQSSSARAAAPLDDNDGAVLRDLAALSTRGTRVLLLFGERTGVRHYFGMKFESRLAGLPAAHELTLDIVAGGDHSFTTLALQDTVRARVLSWLGAAPHRDPAAPPASTGAAPAGGYTVPRRRPRSN
- a CDS encoding alpha/beta hydrolase, whose product is MQDRPGEALYFGASDAPLFGCLHAPAGADIAHAALLLPPAGHEYLGAHRSLRQLALRLAEHGCLALRMDFHGCGDSSGAKDSGNLAQWCDDADQGLALLRARAPHAALHLVGVRLGASVAARVAARRANTAAALASVALWDPVSDGNDYLRAALELHRARHGQRQAAQDSGPFEVLGHGLSRQLVSELHAWQLADVTPAPAARVLLLDTRGTLDAAPAAQWLALGAQVTQHTVSAPDLWSGDGQVALIPTNVVQAIAAWTPAP